The genomic stretch TCTCTTCGCCCTTACCTTCCAGCGCTATGTGATCGGCTCCCGGAGCGCGCTCGCCGGATTGGAGAGAGCTTCCCAGAGTCTGACGGTGACGTCGCAGGCGCTGGCCGAGGCGAGCCAGGCGTTGGCCGACGGCTCCAGCCAACAGGCGGCCTCCCTCGAAGAGACGAGCGCATCGACCGAGGAACTCTCCGGCATGACGAGGCGCAATGCCGATAATGCGGTGAGCGTGCGCAATCTTTCCAGCGCGACCCGGAACACCGCCGAGACCGGCCTTGTCCGCACCCGGGAGATGCAGGCCGAAATGGAGGCCATCCAGCAGGCCAGCGGAGAGATGAATCAGGCGATGGGGGATATCAAGGCGTCGAGCGACAATGTCTCCAAGATCATCAAGACGATCGACGAGATCGCCTTCCAGACGAATATCCTCGCGCTGAATGCCGCCGTCGAGGCCGCGCGGGCCGGCGAGGCGGGGGCGGGATTCGCCGTCGTCGCCGAGGAGGTCCGGGGTCTTGCGCAGAGGAGCGCCCAGGCGGCCAAGGAAACGTCCCTGTTGATTGAAACCTCGATCGGCCAGAGCAACCGGGGGGTCGAGGTCAATAAGCGGGTAGTCGAGCGGATCAGCGCGATTGTCGAGAAATCGACCGGGGTGCGAGGGAGTCTCGACGACATCGTGGAAAAAGTCCGCCAAGTCGACACGCTGATTGCCGAAATCGCCGATGCCTCGAAGGAGCAGTCGTCAGGGCTCCAACAGATCGGCTCGGCGATGTCCCGCATGGACAAGGCGACGCAGGCCAACGCCGCCGGATCGGAGGAGACGGCGAGCATCGCCGTCGAGCTCAGCCACCATTCGAGCGATTTGCGCGGGGAGGTGGAGACGCTTTACTCTCTCGTCAATGGAACGAAGGCCTCGCAGCTTCTCCCGGGATAAGGCTGAGGGCGGGTCATCGACCGCGCGGCAGCCGATCCGCCCAAGGCTTTCCGTGGCCGTGCTTTTGGCCGTCTTTGTCGGTTGGAGGTGGCGCGAACAGGCGTTGCCTGTCGTCACGATGCGGTAAGCAAGTCGTTTCCCCCCATGGGGGAAGATTTGACCTGAAAAACACCTTCCGAAGGAAGATGGTGCACTCGGGGAGACTCGAACTCCCATGGATTTCTCCACACGCACCTCAAGCGTGCGCGTCTACCAATTTCGCCACGAGTGCAAGAGGAGGGGAGAATAAAGCGGGAAACGCTTTGGCTGTCCACTCTTTCTTGTGCGGCGGCGCTCTTTTTTCTTTGCCCAGAAGCGATTGCCTTCTTTCCGCCTCCCGGGGGATTTGATTCAATGGGGAAAACCCTTACAGGAATACCCGCACCATGAAAAAAATCGAAGCAGTCATCA from Verrucomicrobium sp. GAS474 encodes the following:
- a CDS encoding methyl-accepting chemotaxis protein; its protein translation is MNTVATTVQDSIRAEHRAKTNFLFLVLLWAQVPAMVGVAAYFDTGMGLAAMVGLAIMAGPTLLFFLNKESRLAGVALGIASECLAALLIHLTQGRIEAHFLVFIMIPFLALYADLWPILASAATIAVHHVAFFFFLPHSLFNYDAAFAVVLVHALFVILDTIPACLFALTFQRYVIGSRSALAGLERASQSLTVTSQALAEASQALADGSSQQAASLEETSASTEELSGMTRRNADNAVSVRNLSSATRNTAETGLVRTREMQAEMEAIQQASGEMNQAMGDIKASSDNVSKIIKTIDEIAFQTNILALNAAVEAARAGEAGAGFAVVAEEVRGLAQRSAQAAKETSLLIETSIGQSNRGVEVNKRVVERISAIVEKSTGVRGSLDDIVEKVRQVDTLIAEIADASKEQSSGLQQIGSAMSRMDKATQANAAGSEETASIAVELSHHSSDLRGEVETLYSLVNGTKASQLLPG